DNA sequence from the Coregonus clupeaformis isolate EN_2021a chromosome 30, ASM2061545v1, whole genome shotgun sequence genome:
agcaggggatcaaatacttttttcgctcactgtacctgctggagcgcatactacgggtgggtgttgctatggtgaccaatgagctaagataaggaggggatttgcctagcagtgatttatagatggcctggagccagtgggtttggtgacgaatatgtagtgaggaccagccaacaagagcgtacaggtcacagtggtgggtagtatatggggctttggtgacaaaacggatggcactgtgatagactacatccaatttgcggagtagagtgttggaggctattttgtaaatgacatcgccgaagtcaaggttcggtaggatagtcagttttacgagggcatgtttggcagcatgagtgaaggaggcattgttgcgaaataggaagcagattctagatttaactttggattggagatgcttaatgtgagtctggaaggagagtttacagtctaaccagacacctaggtatttgtagttgtccacatactccaggtcagacccgtcgagagtagtgattctagtcgggtgggcgggtgccagcagcgttcgattgaagagcatgcatttagttttacttgtgtttaagagcagttggaggctacggaaggagtgttgtatggcattgaagctcgtttggaggtttgttaacacagtgtccaatgaagggccagatgtatacaaaatggtgtcgtctgcgtagaggtggatctgagagtcaccagcagcaagagcgacatcattgatatacacagataaaagagtcggcccaagaattgaaccctgtggtacccccatagagactgccataggcccagacaacaggccctccgatttaacacattgaactctatctgagaagtagttggtgaaccaggcgaggcagtcatttgagaaaccaaggctatttagtctgccaataagaatgcggtggttgacagtgtCGAAAGCcatggccaggtcgatgaagatggctgcacagtactgtctattatcgatcgcggttataatatcgtttaggaccttgagtgtggctgaggtgcacccatgaccagctcggaaaccggattgcatagcggggaaggtatctgtttgttaacttggctttcaaaaactttcgaaaggcagggcaggatggatataggtctgtaacagtttggatctatgAGGATATATTAAAGGCTTCACTGTTGACTGAGGAAGAGAAACTTAACTACACTGCCGTTAAAGATTTCATAGGGCAACACAACATTATATTTGAGAGAGCTAGGTTTAATGTGCGAGAACAGGAGCAGGGTGAAACAGCTGACACTTTTATCACAGCGGTTCACAAGCTAGTGGAACATTGTCAGTTTGGCACACTCAAGGAAGAACTGATCCGAAATCAGATTGTAGTGGGAATAAGAAATATCGAACTTTCTGAAAAGTTACAGTTGGATGCACAGCTTACCTTGTCCAAAGCTGTTAACCAGGTTAGGCAGAGTGAGATAGTAAAAAAACAGCAGGCAATGCTGTGCAGCGGCAGATCTATGCAGACTGAGTGAAGAGAGCGAGGAAATAGATGCGTTCTCATACCGTGCTAAAAAAAAACTGAGGGGAACGCAGAGACAGACGTggagaaaacaatcacacacagcgCCAGTAGCCAGTTCAAGCGTTTGTGGCAAATGTGGGAAATCCCCTTTGCACAGCTGGAAAGATTGCCCAGGAAAGGATGAAGAATGCAGGAAATGTCACAGGAGAGGACACTTTTCAGCGGTCTGACGatcaaagttttaaaaaataaattccCAAAAGTTTTTCTGGCTTAGGAAGGCTACAAGGTGACTACAAAATCCGCCTGAAGAAGGATGCGGTCCCCTATGCCATTACCAACCCTCACCATGTGCCTATCCCTTTATTGGCCAAAGTAAAGGATGAGTTGGGGAGGATGGAAGAAATTGAGGCTGTGTCTAAAATAGAGAGTCCCACTGACTGGTGTGCAGGGATGGTGGTGGTCCCAAAAACCAATGGGGACATAAGGATCTGTGTGGACGTGACTAACTTGAATGAGGCActctgcagagagagacacatctTACCATCAATGGAGCAGTCGCTGGCCCAGTTGGATGGCTCACAGGTCTTCACAAAGCTGAATGCCCGCTCAGGATTCTGGGAGATACCCCTGTCACCAGAGAGTAGGGCACTCACAACGTTTATAACACAGTTTGGCAGGTACTGTTTCAACGTTTTGCTATTTGGAATCGCTTCCGGTCCTGAGCATTTCCAAAGACACATGTCCCAGCTGTTGTGTGGGCTGAGTGGTATCATAGTCCATGCGGACGACGTGCTTGTGTGCGGACGGGACAGAGCAGAACATGAGGACTCACAGCAGTTCTGACCAGACTCCAGGAGATTGGCCTAACACTCAAAGAAAAATGCACCTTCTCACTGTCAGAGGTCTTGTTCTTGGGAAACAGAATCAGTGCAGCTGGAATAGAGCCGGACCCAGACAAGATCAGCGCCGTCACAGATATGCCCAACCCCCAGAACGTTGTTGAAGTCAGGACCTTCTTAGGCATAGCTACATATGTGGGTAAGTTCCTCCCACAGTTTTCAGACACAACTGAACCCCTGAGAGACTTATTAGCCAAAGAGAATGACTGGTCATGGGGTCACATGCAACAAAATCAAAGGAGACCTCACAGAGAGTGCTGGCCCAGTACCGTCCCCACGCTAAGACAAAGGTATCAGCACATGCATCATCTTTTGGGCTAGCGGCAGTCCTCACACAGCTGCAGGACAACATGGAGTGGTAGATAATGCGTTTAGATAATACTACAAGTATAGTATTCAGTGTGTGTCTTCCTGCAGGATACGGGGAGAGAGCTGGACAGGCTGTGCTCCTTCCTAGGTTTGTCTCCTtcagcagaggagaaggagagggtgagaggaggagtgcagTTTGACAACATGAAGAAGAACAACATGGCCAACTACTCCACCGTCTCAATCATGGATTTCAAGATCTCTCCATTCATGCGAAAAGGTAGACTTCTCCATTTCTCCcctatacctctctctctgtcagtctttccctcctcctttctctatgTCCATCACCTTTTCTTTGCTCAAGAttatctctctcgcgctctctctcttgctctctctctctctcccacccccggTCTCTCCAGGAAAGGTTGGTGACTGGAAGAACCATTTCACTGTGGCCCAGAGTGAGCAGTTTGATGAAGACTATAAGAAGAAGATGAAAAACACCACCGTACAGTTCCGCACTGTAGTCTAGGGGATGTGGTCAGGTTGATTGTTTGATTGTTTCTGGTCAGGTTGATTGATTGTTTATTTTAGCACATATGGACCTACGATAGCCTCGGCTGGGTTGTCAGGCTTCCATTGGTCCACAGTTAACTGGGTCATGGTGCTGAAATATACAGGGTGAGGATCATATTGTATTATATCCTAGAGTGTGAATGAGAAAGATCATGAAGTGTCATATAATAAAACATTTGAGAATGATTGATGCTACTTTGAGATATGAGCTAGAGTCAAATGAGGACATGCTGCACAGTACCTTCTTATGAATGTGAGCTATTTGTAAATCCTCTTGCCTGGTCTGTTTTTCAGTGTCTGAGAAAAAAACAGTGAGAGTCGATACAGTAATAAATATGTGAATGGAGAAGAACATTATTAAGCATCCAGCATTGTTTTATGCagtttcaaaaatatatatactttgaAACTATGTAACAATTCTTACTCTTATAGTGTATACAGTAtgactaaatgtaatacattgaCGTTCATGTACTTGTATTTAAATTAATATGAAATGTCTCTATGACCCAAAGCAGTTAGAGAGCCAGTAAtttgcacatacacacactcaccctccACTTTTCACAGCTGTCTCAGCTGCATGTTCACTATGCCTGTGAAAAGCATAACACCTGCACTGTAAAAAGTGGGATGGTGCTGTTGTTTATCTGAAGTGCTTCTACTGATTGGAATTATAGAAAATTACACTTTGGTTCTTCCAACCTATTTTATTCAATTTGGCTGAAATCAATTAACATTTTTTTTTAGATCAGTgtgattttttaaatataatgAAAGCTTCTAAATTGCTTTCAACACCTCATGCGCATGCACATTGTGTAGCGGTAGGGGCAATGTAGTGGTGGCAGCTTATCAGAAGagttggaggcgtggcttattgGGGGCTTTTTTTTTTGtgagagtgaatgtcattccTGTTAATGTGGTCTATTGTGTTTGATATTAAATGTTAAACTTGTACACTGCCAGCATCTTTAATGATACTTACATAAATGCATATGGTACTAAAGTGCCTGATAAGGCTTTATGTTGAAGTAGCCAATGTTGGTTATGATCTCCACAACTACTGTATGAAACTTTACCTGTGACATCTGACCTCCTCACCAGACCTCCTTACCAAGTAACATTTCAGTCTCTTTTGTGTGATTGTGGGCATCTAACAAGCAACCGAGCGATCAATGGTTGATGCAGTAGGTGAAAGATATGTGTACAGACTGTAAaaaagctgcagctcattcagaaTGCAGCTGCTAGAATgttaaccaggaccaagagaacggagcacatcactccggtTCTTAAATCTTTACATAGGCTTCCAGTCAGTTACAGAATTGATTTCAAAGTGGTGCTTTTAGTTTATAAATATTTGAATGGTTTAGGACCCGAGTACATGTGTGATATGTTTGAAGAATATAAACCGAGCAGGGCTCTTAGATCCATGAACACAGGTCAGCTAGTAGAGCCCAGAGCCCAAACTAAACATGGAGAAGCTGCGTTTGTCCTTATAGCTTCCTATGTTTTTATcccatttttaatttttaatctttatatgtttgtttttttattgtatttttattattatgatgTTTTCATTATTTTTGATAAACATCTTTGTAAAGCACATTGAATTGCTTCGATGTATGAATTGTACTATATAAATAAACTTGCTTGCTTACATGCCTCACACAGTGCACAGGCACACACTCTGCAGCCTAGTCTCCGGTCAGGTAAGAGTGAGACACACCCACACTGTTGAAAAGTGATTTAGACAGTGTGTTGAAGACTGTGCAGGAGGTTTAAGATCACAGAAAGACACTATCTACCACAGAACAGTGCCCATTCTGTAGCCTatcaggtgagtgtgtgtgtgtgtgtgcgtgtgtgctttgaAGGAAGGTGGGTGATTGAGTATTTGCCGAGGAGGTCTTAGTTGAGTAATTTTACAtgtaactaagatgtttggtgcagtatttcgcaagtgaaaaaatgtgcatgaaaacgagtcgtctgtCATTAAATGACAaaaaacacttaattgaagaatccctactgttgaccaatcaccgaacTTCGACTAGCCTCAAGAAAAAATGTGTGCTCGAACAGCCCCGCCCAAAAAACGCTGAACGCTGTCGAacaccaaaacgaacaaaaatgtcacaaaatgttgtcataatatatgcgcaAACTGTTTCATCTGGGAAGCACATGGCAAGCTTTAGGTAATAATAACTTTGCTCAATCCTGTGTCCAGCAGACATTCTAATGGTCAGCTGCCACCTAGTGGTATATGTCTGGTAATGTAAGTGCCCCCTGGTGATTTAGTAGTGACACATGAGATACTGTGAAAGAGAGCAGAAAACCCCTCAGCTCTGGAGTAGAGCCAGAACAAACCAGACCCTGAAAAAcaaaagagggaagagagaatgGGGGAGGAGACAGGAAAGGAGGAGCACTGAGACTAAAAGAGGAGACATTTTGTAAGCAGTGCATTCACCCTGAGGTATCTTACTCAGAAAGAGCAGGGTAAGTCAGTTATTTTGGTATGTAGGAATTACTATCATGTGTAGTACGTTGTTACTGTCATCGTTTAAATAAACATTAAGACTTAGTCTTTGTTAACATTTGTAGGCGAGCATATCAATGGAGCGTTATTCCTCTCTATGTTTGAATTATAGAACCATTCGGATCGCTAAAATATTCTGTTCAAACTTCACATCCAAGCATAAAAACTCCTGTGGTGATCCTTGACCAAATACATGTCCCACTTTTACAGATGGAGCTGCCACCTCGACCAAAACTCTTTGACTTCCATGGAGTCTCCATGACCAACTACTTCACTGACAACTGGGACAATGTACAGAACTTCCAGGCCAGACCAGATGACATTCTCATCGCTACCTACCCCAAAGCAGGTCTCTCTCAGTCTGATGTTGATGTTTCATTAAAGATAGTGTTTTGGTTAGTGAATGACTGTGTATCCGTCCCCTATCTGTATCCCTCTCTTAGGTACCACATGGGTCTCCTACATTCTAGACCTGCTTTATTTTGGCCAGACAGACCCTGAGCGTCAGACACCCATCTTTGAGAAGGTTCCTTTTCTGGAGTTGCTCATTCCTCTTTACCCTCCAGGTTAGAATAGAGAATTTGATAAATTAAATCATACTTCTCTCATTTTGCCATTTCTTTGTTAAAAGTTAGACAAAGTCCTAAGCAGTAATTCCGTTTTTTATATCATGACAGGAACGGCTGAACAGTGTTAATATCCATCAAACAGCTACTTTGTTATTCTAATGTTTATCCTAGGGGTGGAGGTGCTGGACAACTTAACCACCTCTCCTCGCCTCATCAAGACTCACCTCCCAGTCCAGTTTCTGCCCAAGTCCTTCTGGGAGCAGAACTGCAGGGTACAGTATTTGTAACTTCTCCTCTATGTTTCTCCACTATATAGCCGCTATATATAAatgcaatctctctctctacagataGTGTATGTGGCCCGTAATGCCAAGGACAATGCAGTGTCTTATTTCCACTTTGACCGCATGAAccaggcccagccagagccaggagaCTGGAACAACTTCTTACAGAGATTCATGGATGGAAAGAGTGAGTGAACGAGAGAATAAAGGAGTGATTGAATGAGTAAGTGATAATAGTCCCCATGCACTCCATGAATTTGTCTACTCTGCACTTGCTCAGTGGTGTTTGGTTCCTGGTATGACCATGTGACTGGCTGGTGGGAGAAGAAACAGACTCACTCCAAAATCCTCTACCTCTTCTATGAGGACATGGTTGAGGTGAGTAGAATACTGATGCAATGTGTGTGTTACAGTATTATTGAGATGTGTCTAATGATCTCAGTGCACACATATGCTCCAGAGCCATACTAACTGCTGCTCTAGGAGGTTAGCTGTTTCCACTGTCGATATCTAGTGTGTATGTGTTCCTACAGGATACGGGGAGAGAGCTAGACAGGCTGTGCTCCTTCCTAGGTTTGTCTACTtcagcagaggagaaggagagggtgagaggaggagtgcagTTTGATACTATGAAGAAGAACACCATGGCCAACTACTCCAAGGACCTTGTGATGGACTTTAAGATATCCCCCTTCATGcgcaaaggtgtgtgtgtgtgtgtgtgtgtgtgtgtgtgtgagagagagaatgagagagataaATATTAAACTGCTGGAGCTCAGCTCTTCCAGCTATCACAAcagacacacatgaacacactaaGAGACACAACGTCATCACAGACACCATAACATTTGTGCTGGTACCTGGTGTGGAGACATTGGAATACTTTCTTCTGATCTACTGAACTTTCAAACTATCattatacctgtctgtctgtcacactccAGGAAAGGTTGGTGACTGGAAGAACCATTTCACTGTGGCCCAGAGTGAACAGTTTGATGAAGACTATAAGAAGAAGATGAAAAACACCACCGTACAGTTCCGCACTGTAGTCTAGGGGATGTGGTCAGGTTGATTGTTTGATTGTTTCTGGTCAGGTTGATTGATTGTTTATTTTAGCACATATACACCTACGATAGCCTCGGCTGGGTTGTCAGGCTTCCATTGGTCCACAGTTAACTGGGTCATGGTGCTGAAATATACAGGGTGAGGATCATATTGTATTATATCCTAGAGTGTGAATGAGAAAGATCATGAAGTGTCATATAATAAAACATTTGAGAATGATTGATGCTACTTTGAGATATGAGCTAGAGTCAAATGAGGACATGCTGCACAGTACCTTCTTATGAATGTGAGCTATTTGTAAATCCTCTTGCCTGGTCTGTTTTTCAGTGTCTGAGAAAAAAACAGTGAGAGTCGATATAGTAATAAATATGTGAATGGAGAATAACATTATTAAGCATCCAGCATTGATTTATGCattttcaaaaatatatatactttgaAACTATGTAACAATTCATACtcttatactgtatacagtatgaaTAAACATAATAGATTGATGTTCATGTACTTGTATTTAAATTCATATGAAATGTCTCTATGACCCAAAGCAGTTAGAGAGCCAGTAAtttgcacatacacacactcaccctccACTTTTCACAGCTGTCTCAGCTGCATGTTCACTATGCCTGTGAAAAGCATAACACCTGCACTGTAAAAAGTGGGATGGTGCTGTTGTTCATCTGAAGTGCTTCTACTGATTGGAATTATAGAAAATTACGCTTTCGTTCTTCCAACCTATTTTATTCAATTTGGCTGAAATCAAATAACGATTTTTTCTAGATCAGTGTGATTTTTTAAACATAATGAAAGCTTCTGAATTGCTTTCAACACCTCATGCACATGCACATTGTGTAGCGGTAGGGGCAATATAGTGGTGGCAGCTTATCAGAAGAGTTGGGGGCGTGGCTTATTGTGGGCTTGGCTTTGTTTTTGtgagagtgaatgtcattccTGTTAATGTGGTCTATTGTGTTTGATATTAAATGTTAAACTTGTACACTGCCAGCATCTGTAATGATACTTACATAAATGCATGTGGTACTAAAGTGCCTGATAAGGCTTTATGTTGAAGTAGCCAATGCTTGGTTATGATCTCCATAACTACTGTATGAAACTTTACCTGTGACATCTGACCTCCTCACCAGACCTCCTTACCAAGTAACATTTCAGAGTCTCTTTTGTATGTGATTGTGGGCGTCTAACAAGCAACCGAGCGATCAAAGGTTGATGCAGTAGGTGAAAGATATGTGTACATGCCTCACATACTGCACAGGCACACAATCTGCAGCCTAGTCTCCGGTCAGGTAAGAGTGAGACACACCCACACTGTTGAAAAGTGATTTAGACAGTGTGTTGAAGACTGTGCAGGAAGTTTAAGATCACAGAAAGACAAAGACACTATCTACCACAGAACACTGCCCATTCTGTAGCCTATcaggtgagtgagtgtgtgtgtgtgtgagcgtatgtgctTTGAAGGAAGGTGGGTGAttgagtatgtttggggtcaGGTCAGATGTGTAAAGGCATCTGCATACATAGGTTCGGTTTGTTCTTAGCAGAACTCGGCAAGTTGAAGCCTCGCATACTTCCTTAAAAAGCCAttcgcttgaaaaacaagaaacaAGCAGAAATATTACAGTTTGTAAGCCAGTACACCTCCTCAAAATactcagaattaatctaagataattcAAGAATTTTGACGCTTTTGCCGAGGAGGTCTTAGTTGAGTAATTTTACAtgtaactaagatgtttggtgcagtatttcgcaagtgaaaaaatttgcatgaaaacgagtcgtctgtCATTGAATGACAaaaaacacttaattgaagaatccctactgttgaccaatcaccgaacTTCGACTAGCCTCAAGAAAAAATGTGTGCTCGAACAGCCCCGCCCAAAAAACGCTGAACACTGTCGAacaccaaaacgaacaaaaatgtcacaaaatgttgtcataatatatgcgcaAACTGTTTCATCTGGGAAGCACATGGCAAGCTTTAGGTAAAAATAACTTTGCTCAATCCTGTGTCCAGCAGACATTATAATGGTCAGCTGCCACCTAGTGGTATATGTCTGGTAATGTAAGTGCCCCCTGGTGATTTAGTAGTGACACATGAGATACTGTGAAAGAGAGCAGAAAACCCCTCAGCTCTGGAGTAGAGCCAGAACAAACCAGACCCTGAAAAAcaaaagagggaagagagaatgGGGGAGGAGACAGGAAAGGAGGAGCACTGAGACTAAAAGAGGAGACATTTTGTAAGCAGTGCATTCACCCTGAGGTATTTTACTCAGAAAGAGCAGGGTAAGTCAGTTATTTTGGTATGTAGGAATTACTATCATGTGTAGTACGTTGTTACTGTCATCGTTTAAATAAACATTAAGACTTAGTCTTTGTTAACATTTGTAGGCGAGCATATCAATGGAGCGTTATTCCTCTCTATGTTTGAATTATAGAAACATTCGGATCGCTAAAATATTCTGTTCAAACTTCACATCCAAGCATAAACACTCCTGTGGTGATCCTTGACCAAATACATGTCCCACTTTTACAGATGGAGCTGCCACCTCGACCAAAACTCTTTGACTTCCATGGAGTCTCCATGACCAACTACTTCACTGACAACTGGGACAATGTACAGAACTTCCAGGCCAGACCAGATGACATTCTCATTGCTACCTACCCCAAAGCAGGTCTCTCTCAGTCTGATGTTGATGTTTCATTAAAGATAGTGTTTTGGTTAGTGAATGACTGTGTATCCGTCCCCTATCTGTATCCCTCTCTTAGGTACCACATGGGTCTCCTACATTCTAGACCTGCTTTATTTTGGCCAGACAGACCCTGAGCGTCAGACACCCATCTTTGAGAAGGTTCCTTTTCTGGAGTTGCTCATTCCTCTTTACCCTCCAGGTTAGAATAGAGAATTGGATAAATTAAATCATACTTCTCTCATTTTACCATTTCTTTGTTAAAAGTTAGATAAAGTCCTAAGCAGTAATTCCGTTTTTTATATCATGACAGGAACGGCTGAACAGTGTTAATATCCATCAAACAGCTACTTTGTTATTCTAATGTTTATCCTAGGGGTGGAGGTGCTGGACAACTTAACCACCTCTCCTCGCCTCATCAAGACTCACCTCCCAGTCCAGTTGCTGCCCAAGTCCTTCTGGGAGCAGAACTGCAGGGTACAGTATTTGTAACTTCTCCTCTATGTTTCTCCACTATATAGCCGCTATATATAAATGcaacctctctctctacagatAGTGTATGTGGCCCGTAATGCCAAGGACAATGCAGTGTCTTATTTCCACTTTGACCGCATGAAccaggcccagccagagccaggagaCTGGAACAACTTCTTACAGAGATTCATGGATGGAAAGAGTGAGTGAACGAGAGAATAAAGGAGTGATTGAATGAGTAAGTGATAATAGTCCCCATGCACTCCATGAATTTGTCTACTCTGCACTTGCTCAGTGGTGTTTGGTTCCAGGTATGACCATGTGACTGGCTGGTGGGAGAAGAAACAAACTCACTCCAAAATCCTCTACCTCTTCTATGAGGACATGGTTGAGGTGAGTAGAATACTGATGCAATGTGTGTGTTACAGTATTATTGAGATGTGTCTAATGATCTCAGTGCACACATATGCTCAAGAGCCATACTAACTGCTGCTCTAGGAGGTTAGCTGTTTCCACTGTCGATATCTAGTGCGTATGTGTTCCTACAGGATACGGGGAGAGAGCTAGACAGGCTGTGCTCCTTCCTAGGTTTGTCTACTtcagcagaggagaaggagagggtgagaggaggagtgcagTTTGATACTATGAAGAAGAACACCATGGCCAACTACTCCAAGGACCTTGTGATGGACTTTAAGATATCCCCCTTCATGCGcaaaggtgagtgtgtgtgtgtgtgtgtgtgtgtgtgtgtgtgtgtgtgtgtgtgtgtgagagagaatgagagagagaaatattaaACTGCTGGAGCTCAGCTCTTCTAGCTATCACAAcagacacacatgaacacactaaGAGACACACCGTCATCACAGAAACCATAACATTTGTGCTGGTACCTGGTGTGGAGACATTGGAATACTTTCTTCTGATCTACTGAACTTTCAAACTATCattatacctgtctgtctgtcacactccAGGAAAGGTTGGTGACTGGAAGAACCATTTCACTGTGGCCCAGAGTGAACAGTTTGATGAAGACTATAAGAAGAAGATGAAAAACACCACCGTACAGTTCCGCACTGTAGTCTAGGGGATGTGGTCAGGTTGATTGTTTGATTATTTCTGGTCAGGTTGATTGATTGTTTATTTTAGCACATATAGACCTACGATAGCCTCGGCTGGGTTGTCAGGCTTCCATTGGTCCACAGTTAACTGGGTCATGGTGCTGA
Encoded proteins:
- the LOC121545376 gene encoding cytosolic sulfotransferase 2; amino-acid sequence: MELPPRPKLFDFHGVSMTNYFTDNWDNVQNFQARPDDILIATYPKAGTTWVSYILDLLYFGQTDPERQTPIFEKVPFLELLIPLYPPGVEVLDNLTTSPRLIKTHLPVQFLPKSFWEQNCRIVYVARNAKDNAVSYFHFDRMNQAQPEPGDWNNFLQRFMDGKMVFGSWYDHVTGWWEKKQTHSKILYLFYEDMVEDTGRELDRLCSFLGLSTSAEEKERVRGGVQFDTMKKNTMANYSKDLVMDFKISPFMRKGKVGDWKNHFTVAQSEQFDEDYKKKMKNTTVQFRTVV
- the LOC121545373 gene encoding cytosolic sulfotransferase 2, which codes for MELPPRPKLFDFHGVSMTNYFTDNWDNVQNFQARPDDILIATYPKAGTTWVSYILDLLYFGQTDPERQTPIFEKVPFLELLIPLYPPGVEVLDNLTTSPRLIKTHLPVQLLPKSFWEQNCRIVYVARNAKDNAVSYFHFDRMNQAQPEPGDWNNFLQRFMDGKMVFGSRYDHVTGWWEKKQTHSKILYLFYEDMVEDTGRELDRLCSFLGLSTSAEEKERVRGGVQFDTMKKNTMANYSKDLVMDFKISPFMRKGKVGDWKNHFTVAQSEQFDEDYKKKMKNTTVQFRTVV